One window from the genome of Dasypus novemcinctus isolate mDasNov1 chromosome 26, mDasNov1.1.hap2, whole genome shotgun sequence encodes:
- the LOC131276136 gene encoding olfactory receptor 6M1-like: protein MSYDRYVAICNPLLYSMIMASSFCVRLVIFSWVSSFLLILPTTIYRARLPYCGPNKIDHFFCDCAPLLHLACADIHAIELLDFLSSLVLLISSLSFTVVSYAYIISTILKIPSGQGQCKAFATCASHFTVVSMGDGVSIFVYVRPSQKSSLHLNKILFIFSSVITPLLNPFIFSLRNETMKNALKDTLTKSQGFIKWMKSF from the coding sequence ATGTCCTATGACCGTTATGTGGCCATTTGCAACCCCCTTCTGTACTCTATGATTATGGCCAGTTCATTCTGTGTCCGTCTTGTAATATTCTCCTGGGTAAGCAGCTTTCTCCTTATTCTCCCAACCACCATCTATAGGGCAAGGCTGCCATACTGTGGCCCCAATAAGATtgatcactttttctgtgactGTGCTCCCCTCCTCCACTTGGCTTGTGCTGACATACATGCCATTGAACTATTGGATTTCCTCAGTTCCCTTGTCCTGCTCATCAGCTCCCTGTCATTCACAGTAGTCTCCTATGCTTATATCATCTCCACCATTCTGAAGATACCTTCAGGACAAGGGCAATGCAAAGCCTTTGCCACCTGTGCCTCTCACTTCACTGTAGTCTCCATGGGCGATGGGGTCTCTATCTTTGTGTATGTTCGCCCATCGCAAAAGAGCAGCCTCCACCTCAACAAGATACTCTTTATCTTCTCCAGTGTGATCACACCTCTCCTGAATCCCTTCATCTTCAGTCTACGGAATGAAACCATGAAAAATGCACTGAAGGACACCTTAACTAAGAGTCAGGGTTTCATCAAGTGGATGAAATCCTTTTGA